In a genomic window of Streptomyces roseoviridis:
- the dcd gene encoding dCTP deaminase encodes MLLSDKDIRAEIDAGRVRIDPYDESMVQPSSIDVRLDRFFRVFENHRHPHIDPAVEQLDLTRQVEPEGDEAFILHPGEFVLASTYEVITLPDDIASRLEGKSSLGRLGLVTHSTAGFIDPGFSGHVTLELSNLATLPIKLWPGMKIGQLCMFRLSSPAEYPYGSERYGSRYQGQRGPTASRSYMNFHRTQV; translated from the coding sequence GTGCTTCTCTCAGACAAGGACATCCGGGCCGAGATCGATGCCGGCCGGGTGCGCATCGACCCGTACGACGAATCCATGGTGCAGCCCTCGAGCATCGACGTGCGGCTTGACCGCTTCTTCCGGGTGTTCGAGAACCACCGCCACCCCCACATCGACCCCGCCGTCGAGCAGCTCGACCTGACGCGCCAGGTCGAGCCGGAGGGCGACGAGGCGTTCATCCTGCACCCGGGTGAGTTCGTGCTCGCCTCGACCTACGAGGTCATCACCCTGCCGGACGACATCGCCTCCCGGCTGGAGGGCAAGAGCTCGCTGGGGCGGCTCGGTCTGGTGACGCACTCGACCGCCGGGTTCATCGACCCCGGATTCTCCGGGCACGTCACCCTGGAGCTGTCGAACCTCGCCACCCTGCCGATCAAGCTGTGGCCGGGGATGAAGATCGGGCAGCTGTGCATGTTCCGCCTGAGCTCCCCCGCCGAGTACCCGTACGGGAGCGAGCGCTACGGCTCCCGCTACCAGGGCCAGCGGGGGCCGACGGCCTCCCGCTCGTACATGAACTTCCATCGGACCCAGGTGTGA
- a CDS encoding phosphoribosyltransferase, whose protein sequence is MSEVRENLTYEGFGRAVRELAQTIADDGYEPDIVLSIARGGVFVAGGLAYALDCKNIHLVNVEFYTGVGTTLEMPVMLAPVPNAIDFSDKKVLIADDVADTGKTLKLVHDFCVDHVAEVRSAVVYEKSHSLVKCEYVWKKTDEWINFPWSVEPPVVRREGQVLDA, encoded by the coding sequence ATGAGTGAAGTACGCGAGAACCTGACGTACGAGGGCTTCGGGCGCGCCGTCCGCGAGCTCGCCCAGACCATCGCCGACGACGGCTACGAGCCGGACATCGTGCTCTCCATCGCCCGCGGCGGCGTCTTCGTCGCCGGCGGTCTGGCCTATGCCCTGGACTGCAAGAACATCCACCTGGTGAACGTGGAGTTCTACACGGGCGTGGGCACGACGCTGGAGATGCCGGTCATGCTGGCGCCGGTGCCGAACGCGATCGACTTCTCCGACAAGAAGGTCCTGATCGCCGACGACGTCGCCGACACCGGCAAGACCCTCAAGCTCGTCCACGACTTCTGCGTCGACCACGTCGCCGAGGTCCGCTCCGCGGTCGTCTACGAGAAGTCGCACTCCCTCGTGAAGTGCGAGTACGTCTGGAAGAAGACCGACGAGTGGATCAACTTCCCCTGGTCCGTCGAGCCGCCCGTCGTGCGCCGTGAGGGCCAGGTCCTCGACGCCTGA
- a CDS encoding Yip1 family protein, which produces MAGFRNGRGRAGGPPRQQPQQAPYGYNAPPPGYPQQQQWSQQQRQQQPPQGHGEPEYFGDPYAPQAQQHPQQHYAANNPGHTQVFSVHDDPYGQGTPYQAGAAPVPTGPRLPWKALLSGIVLRPADTFLRMRDHAVWGPALVVTFLYGLLAIFGFDQAREEAINATLSNAVPYVVLTGVGFVIGGLVMGAVTHTLARQLGGDGSWQPTVGLSMLIMSLTDAPRLVLALFLGGENGLVQVVGWLTWLAAGALFTVMVSRSHDLPWPKALGASAIQLVALLSLIKLGTL; this is translated from the coding sequence GTGGCTGGATTCAGGAACGGACGCGGCCGGGCCGGCGGCCCCCCGCGACAACAACCGCAGCAGGCGCCGTACGGGTACAACGCGCCCCCGCCGGGCTACCCGCAACAGCAGCAGTGGTCGCAGCAGCAACGGCAGCAGCAACCGCCGCAGGGGCACGGGGAGCCGGAGTACTTCGGCGACCCCTACGCGCCCCAGGCGCAGCAGCACCCGCAGCAGCACTACGCCGCCAACAACCCGGGCCACACCCAGGTCTTCAGCGTCCATGACGACCCCTACGGGCAGGGCACCCCGTACCAGGCCGGCGCGGCCCCCGTCCCCACGGGCCCGCGACTGCCCTGGAAGGCCCTCCTGAGCGGCATCGTGCTGCGTCCGGCGGACACGTTCCTGCGGATGCGCGACCACGCCGTGTGGGGCCCCGCGCTGGTCGTGACGTTCCTCTACGGGCTGCTGGCGATCTTCGGCTTCGACCAGGCCCGCGAAGAGGCGATCAACGCGACCCTGTCCAACGCCGTTCCGTACGTCGTCCTGACCGGCGTCGGCTTCGTGATCGGCGGCCTGGTCATGGGCGCCGTCACCCACACCCTGGCCCGCCAGCTCGGCGGCGACGGCTCCTGGCAGCCGACCGTCGGCCTGTCCATGCTGATCATGTCCCTCACGGACGCCCCGCGCCTCGTCCTCGCCCTCTTCCTGGGCGGCGAGAACGGCCTGGTCCAGGTCGTCGGCTGGCTCACCTGGCTGGCCGCGGGCGCGCTCTTCACCGTGATGGTGAGCCGCTCCCACGACCTGCCCTGGCCCAAGGCCCTGGGCGCGTCGGCGATCCAGCTGGTGGCGCTGCTGAGCCTGATCAAGCTGGGCACGCTGTAG